The proteins below are encoded in one region of Methanofollis aquaemaris:
- a CDS encoding glycine betaine ABC transporter substrate-binding protein, translating into MIQSGKLSCILVTLLAVACLFAAGCTGTGDGPPPAGTQTSEQKSISIGYVLWDSEIASTNVIKQVFERAGYDVTLIAVDAAPLYQGLSKGEFDFTVSSWLPRTHGAYMEKFGDQIDEVGRNMNGTRIGLVVPTYVTIDSIEEMNSVKDRFDGKITGVEPGAGIMSATEEAIKEYDLDYELVYSSSAGMASALRKAVQGEEWIVVTGWTPHWKFARWDLKYLEDPKGIYGGEEHVATLARTGLAEDDPEAYAILQRFFWTPDDMQSVMLDIDDGMSETEAAQKWLDAHPDQVDAWLGKA; encoded by the coding sequence ATGATTCAATCTGGAAAATTATCATGTATCCTTGTCACTCTTCTGGCCGTTGCATGTCTTTTCGCTGCCGGGTGCACCGGCACCGGCGACGGACCTCCTCCTGCCGGGACGCAGACTTCCGAACAGAAATCGATCTCCATCGGCTACGTCCTCTGGGACTCCGAGATCGCGAGCACCAATGTGATCAAACAGGTCTTCGAGAGGGCGGGCTACGATGTCACGCTCATTGCGGTCGATGCCGCCCCTCTCTACCAGGGACTTTCGAAAGGCGAATTTGACTTCACTGTCTCTTCATGGCTGCCAAGAACCCATGGGGCCTATATGGAGAAGTTCGGAGATCAGATCGACGAAGTCGGCAGAAACATGAACGGCACCAGGATCGGCCTGGTCGTCCCGACCTATGTGACCATCGACTCCATTGAGGAGATGAACAGTGTCAAAGATCGGTTCGACGGCAAGATCACCGGTGTCGAACCTGGTGCCGGGATCATGTCCGCGACTGAGGAGGCGATCAAGGAGTACGACCTTGACTATGAACTTGTCTACAGTTCGAGTGCCGGCATGGCTTCGGCCCTCAGAAAAGCGGTTCAGGGCGAGGAGTGGATCGTGGTCACCGGATGGACCCCACACTGGAAGTTTGCCCGCTGGGATCTGAAGTACCTCGAAGACCCGAAGGGCATCTATGGCGGCGAAGAGCACGTCGCCACCCTCGCACGCACAGGCCTGGCCGAGGATGATCCCGAAGCATATGCGATCCTTCAGCGTTTCTTCTGGACCCCTGACGACATGCAATCGGTGATGCTCGATATCGACGACGGGATGTCGGAGACCGAGGCGGCGCAGAAGTGGCTCGACGCCCACCCCGACCAGGTCGATGCCTGGCTTGGGAAGGCATAA
- a CDS encoding hydrogenase maturation protease yields MKVRVIACGNPYMGNDGVGHAVMETLSVEHPELDVVDGGLGGFGLIPLMEECDRVVIVDATTGMGTPGEVQVFHEVPPSSAFPMSLHDLGIAETLALAREVGVTAEVVIVGIEGGEIEAFSKVLTPEVTAAVPEACRRVLEEVGRE; encoded by the coding sequence ATGAAGGTCCGGGTCATCGCCTGCGGCAACCCCTATATGGGCAACGACGGTGTCGGTCATGCTGTGATGGAAACTCTCTCTGTAGAACACCCTGAACTCGATGTCGTCGACGGAGGGCTCGGCGGGTTCGGGCTCATACCCCTGATGGAGGAGTGCGATCGCGTCGTCATCGTCGACGCCACGACCGGGATGGGAACACCCGGCGAGGTGCAGGTCTTCCATGAGGTGCCTCCCTCTTCCGCCTTCCCGATGTCCCTCCACGACCTCGGGATCGCCGAGACGCTTGCCCTCGCCCGCGAGGTCGGGGTGACCGCCGAGGTGGTCATCGTCGGGATCGAGGGAGGAGAGATCGAGGCGTTCTCGAAAGTTCTGACCCCTGAGGTGACGGCGGCCGTTCCTGAGGCGTGCCGGCGGGTGCTCGAAGAGGTGGGGAGGGAGTAA
- a CDS encoding DUF169 domain-containing protein, with the protein MEDIRTTIDYAEVSESLKKNLGLSGSPVAVKFARTEEEIPEGVEALAENTRHCQMVSLARKEGKIFYATADKHSCSGGAWALGLKEITPSLKSGEFYFKLGKFDTWAACKRTIDRIPHLESGTTYATMYAPLEKTPFTPTVVLIVAEARMMLKLAQAVLYKLGGRIESNFSGIQSVCADTATQTYLNGKVNFSLGCDGSRKFSGIEDGEMVMGIPVELLPDIAEALPIVTGAPGSVKK; encoded by the coding sequence ATGGAAGACATAAGAACCACGATTGATTATGCAGAAGTCTCTGAGAGCCTGAAAAAGAACCTTGGTCTCTCAGGTTCGCCGGTCGCCGTAAAGTTCGCCCGGACGGAAGAAGAAATCCCGGAGGGCGTCGAAGCGCTCGCCGAGAACACCCGCCACTGCCAGATGGTCAGTCTGGCCAGGAAGGAGGGGAAGATCTTCTATGCAACCGCGGACAAGCACTCGTGCTCGGGCGGTGCCTGGGCTCTCGGGCTCAAGGAGATCACCCCGAGCCTGAAGTCAGGCGAGTTCTACTTCAAACTCGGCAAGTTCGACACCTGGGCGGCGTGCAAGCGGACCATCGACCGCATCCCGCACCTTGAGTCGGGGACGACCTATGCCACGATGTATGCCCCGCTCGAGAAAACGCCCTTCACTCCGACGGTCGTCCTCATCGTTGCCGAGGCCAGGATGATGCTCAAACTTGCCCAGGCCGTGCTGTACAAACTCGGCGGAAGGATCGAGTCGAACTTCTCCGGGATCCAGTCGGTCTGCGCCGACACCGCCACCCAGACCTACCTCAACGGGAAGGTGAACTTCTCGCTCGGGTGTGACGGTTCCAGAAAGTTCTCCGGGATCGAGGACGGCGAGATGGTCATGGGCATCCCGGTCGAACTCCTGCCCGATATCGCCGAGGCACTCCCGATCGTCACCGGCGCACCGGGCTCGGTCAAGAAGTAG